In Helianthus annuus cultivar XRQ/B chromosome 3, HanXRQr2.0-SUNRISE, whole genome shotgun sequence, a single window of DNA contains:
- the LOC110931198 gene encoding uncharacterized protein LOC110931198, with protein MKYKKGSTVEVFCDQSWRCARIVSSNGHNYTVSYDVYPGFTSKDDVEHISVKSIRPCPPLLESSECWVPGDVAEVFHNLSWKMAIVLKDFGLDQFTVRLVLSLQEFEVTKSELRVRQSYQNGQWIVTGKVPSDHKEANGPELLKYGTQDNHRLMESRIVSSKIQKRASPCCDSQDETNKKRARKLTMCGKEGRRALVQGISPEKVDDVESSSGSCSINSYKPYHGSGFCVEDHESDAESVCQCGYNEESQSQETDESGDNKAVEDEIHRLELHAYRNTMVSLHASGPLNWEKETMVTNLRISLHISNDEHLIMLKNLLSASNKQSY; from the coding sequence ATGAAGTATAAGAAAGGAAGTACAGTGGAGGTATTTTGCGACCAATCTTGGCGTTGTGCTCGAATAGTTTCAAGCAATGGACACAACTACACCGTCAGTTACGATGTGTATCCTGGTTTTACTAGCAAAGATGATGTGGAACACATATCTGTAAAATCTATAAGACCTTGCCCTCCTTTGTTAGAAAGTTCAGAATGTTGGGTTCCTGGTGATGTGGCGGAAGTGTTTCACAATCTTTCATGGAAGATGGCAATCGTTTTGAAGGATTTTGGTCTGGACCAGTTTACTGTCAGATTAGTTTTATCATTACAAGAGTTTGAAGTAACAAAATCAGAACTCCGTGTGAGGCAATCGTATCAAAATGGTCAATGGATTGTGACTGGCAAGGTTCCTAGTGATCATAAAGAGGCAAACGGCCCCGAGCTTTTGAAGTATGGTACTCAAGACAACCATCGGTTAATGGAGTCACGTATTGTTTCCTCTAAAATCCAAAAACGAGCTTCACCCTGCTGTGATTCACAAGATGAAACGAATAAAAAACGTGCACGGAAGTTAACAATGTGTGGAAAAGAGGGCAGGCGTGCATTGGTGCAGGGAATATCACCTGAAAAGGTGGATGATGTTGAATCCTCAAGTGGTAGTTGTAGCATTAATAGCTATAAACCGTATCATGGATCTGGCTTTTGTGTTGAAGATCATGAAAGTGATGCAGAGTCTGTTTGTCAGTGTGGATATAATGaagaaagtcaaagtcaagaaacAGATGAATCAGGTGATAACAAGGCAGTGGAAGATGAAATTCATAGACTGGAGTTGCATGCCTACCGTAACACCATGGTGTCATTACATGCGTCAGGACCCTTAAACTGGGAGAAAGAAACAATGGTGACAAACCTTCGTATATCACTCCATATATCAAATGATGAGCATTTGATTATGTTAAAAAACTTACTTTCTGCTTCTAATAAACAGTCTTATTAG